CTGGAGGCCCAAGAAGGTGAGGGTATGGTGTAAATGGTCATGGTCAATATGCTGCTGTTGAGACGATACTTGCTTGCGAGCCAAGGCCAGTACTCGTAAGCCCTGGTTAGCGAAGGTATGGACTGTTTGCTCAATGGCGACTCGATCTAGCTCGATGGGGTTACCCTGGTTATCTAGCTGGTGCTGACACCGCTGCAAGACGGCTTCTACGGCCCCTTTCACATAAATGCGATGGCAATCGGGTTGTGCGGTTACCCGGTGCAGGGTGGCCATGTACTGGAACTGGGATTCAAAAGGAATCGTATCTAATCTGGGAAAGGTCGCTTCCAGGAGAGGTAGGGTTAATCCAGCTTTGTGGGCCGAGACAATTAGCGCCCCTTCGGTGGGGTCGCCGACAACCGATACTTGACTGTCGTCTGTCTGCAGGTGAGAGTCGTTGCACAACAGGCCACATTGCAGGCACTCCTGCAGGGGGGGTACCCCATCTAAGCACACTGGCTGGTTGTCTTTGAGGATGGCTCCCTTGGCTCCATAACCTATCCCGCTAACCTGGTAGGTTTCGCCCCCGGCATAGATCGCCTGAACGGTCATTTGATTTTCGGTGAGGGTGCCGGTTTTATCGGAACAAATCACGGTGGTGCTGCCCAGGGTTTCCACGGCAGGGAGTTTCCGGATAATGGCATGGCGCTGAGCCATGCGCCCTACCCCAATGGCCAGAGCGACGGTGATGACGGCGGGTAAGCCTTCTGGAATGGCGCTTACCGCTAGGGCCACTGCTGCTTTAAATCCTGCAGTCCAGCTGCCTTGCTGACCCATGACGATGGTAAACATGCCGGCTGCCAGGGCCAGAATGACGTAGAGTAGGGTCTTGCTGAAACGATCGACTTTGCGAGTCAGGGGGGTGACCAGCCCGGTGCTATGGGCCATCATCTGGGAGATTTGCCCGGTCTGGGTCTGGTTGCCAATGGCCACTACAATGCCTCGGGCCTGCCCGCAGGTAACCAGACTGCCGGCATAGGCCATATTATGGCGATCGGCTAAGCCGGTATCAGGGGGCAGGGGGTCGGTAGATTTCTGGACGGGCACTGATTCGCCAGTGAGGGCGGCTTCACTGACTTGCAGGTTCCGCACCTGAAACAGGCGCAGGTCGGCAGGCACTTTGTCGCCAGAGGTTAGCAGGACCAAATCGCCTGGGACCAGATCTCGGGAGTTGAGTCGTTGTTTCTGCCCCTCTCGAATGACGGTGGTTGCAGTGGTGACGGCTTGGGCTAGAGTTGCGATCGCATCCTCTGCCTTTGACTCCTGAACAAAGCCGATAGTGGCATTGATCAGAGTAACCGCAAAAATCACCCCAGCATCTACCCAGTCTTGCAGAACTAAAGCCACCCCTGCGGCCCCCAGCAAGATATAAATCAGAGGCTGGTGAAACCCCCTCAGAAAGCGAACAAGGGAGCTTTTCCCACCGTGCCCCTTTAGCTCATTGACCCCATATTGCTCCTGCCGCAGGGCCACTTCTGAGGCTAGTAGCCCAGTATTCAAATCTGTCCTGAGATAGTGGACAACATCAATTGCCGAGACTTGATGCCATGGCGGTTCAGATGACGTGGTCGAAGACGAAACAGGCTGACGCATGGGCATTTCCATATCGTTTGCTGGAGAACAGAGCTTTACACGCAATTGTAGGTATTGATTGCCTTGCCCCTTGCAGGTCATCCTGAATCGTGGCAGTAGACCGTGAAGGTATTCTAGAGAAGTATCTAGTCCAGCGTGGCCTTCAGGATTTCCATGGCTCGTCTCAATAATCGTGCGTTTAATATTCTTGCAGCTGAGGTCCAGCGCCTGTGTGCGTCTAAACCCCTAGAAAAGGTACGGCAAGATATCGTACTGCGTCGGCTAGAAAAATTTTGCCAGGCGGAAGGGCCACCGGTCACCCTCGATGAGCTCCGAAACACCATCGACGATATTTTCCCTGACTTCAGTGAACAGGTGCTGCGCCAGGCCATTAAGGCTAATACTAGAGCGAGTCAGGTTGCCTCAGTGCGACAGAAGCTAGGATGCCTCACCCAGGCAACCATGGGGACTGCCCTATTGGCAGCAGGAATCTGGGTCTTGAACTTACCCTACCCGATGGTGCGCTGGCCAGTGGCTCGAGTTGCTCCGATCGTTCTCTTGCCTAGCTACATCCGTATGGATCACGACTACCGTCAGGCGGTTTCTTTGGTAGAGCAGGCGGATCAATTGGTGAATCAAGC
This portion of the Halomicronema hongdechloris C2206 genome encodes:
- a CDS encoding cation-translocating P-type ATPase encodes the protein MPMRQPVSSSTTSSEPPWHQVSAIDVVHYLRTDLNTGLLASEVALRQEQYGVNELKGHGGKSSLVRFLRGFHQPLIYILLGAAGVALVLQDWVDAGVIFAVTLINATIGFVQESKAEDAIATLAQAVTTATTVIREGQKQRLNSRDLVPGDLVLLTSGDKVPADLRLFQVRNLQVSEAALTGESVPVQKSTDPLPPDTGLADRHNMAYAGSLVTCGQARGIVVAIGNQTQTGQISQMMAHSTGLVTPLTRKVDRFSKTLLYVILALAAGMFTIVMGQQGSWTAGFKAAVALAVSAIPEGLPAVITVALAIGVGRMAQRHAIIRKLPAVETLGSTTVICSDKTGTLTENQMTVQAIYAGGETYQVSGIGYGAKGAILKDNQPVCLDGVPPLQECLQCGLLCNDSHLQTDDSQVSVVGDPTEGALIVSAHKAGLTLPLLEATFPRLDTIPFESQFQYMATLHRVTAQPDCHRIYVKGAVEAVLQRCQHQLDNQGNPIELDRVAIEQTVHTFANQGLRVLALARKQVSSQQQHIDHDHLHHTLTFLGLQGMIDPPRADAIAAVKTCQSAGIQVKMITGDHALTAAAIARQMGLNQILNAPTFTGQALAAMADAELANALETSAVFARVAPEQKLRLVKSLQSKGEIVAMTGDGVNDAPALKQADIGVAMGINGTEVAKEAADMILTDDDFASIEAAVEEGRTVYGNLLKTIGFILPVNGGEALTILVGVLVAAALPILPVQILWVNMVSSVALSATLAFEPKVPGTMQRPPRPANEPLLSGRLLWRVLIISVFNLVAVFGMFEWVWQATSNLTLARTMAVHSLVAAETFYLLSISQFIPSLWARLRRATQDMGQEVACMPAIGVGVVLLLQILFSQVPAINPLFDTQPLTLIQAVSCIGAGIPVTLPALILKWFVPLI